The DNA region GCTGGTGGCGCTGCTCGGCCCGTCCGGCTCCGGCAAGACGACGCTGCTGCGCATCTTCGCCGGCCTGGAGCAGCCCAGCGCCGGGCGCATCCTGCTCGGCGGCGAGGACGCGACGCAGGTGCCGGTGCAGGCGCGCGGCGTCGGCTTCATGTTCCAGCACTATGCGCTGTTCCGCCACCTCACCGTGGCCGAGAACATCGCCTATGGCCTGAGGGTGCGCCCGCGCGCGTCGCGCCCGTCGAACGCGGCGATCCGGGCGCGGGTGACGGAACTGCTCGACCTCGTGCAGCTTCCGGGGCTGGAGCGGCGCTATCCCGCCCAGCTCTCGGGCGGCCAGCGCCAGCGCGTGGCGCTCGCCCGGGCGCTCGCGGTCGATCCCAAGGTGCTGCTGCTCGACGAGCCGTTCGGCGCGCTCGACGCCCAGGTACGGCGCGACCTGCGGCGCTGGCTGCGCGACATCCACGAGCGGACCGGCCACACCACGCTGTTCGTCACCCACGACCAGGACGAGGCGCTGGAGATCGCCGACCGCGTCGCCATTCTCGACCAGGGCCGGCTGGAGCAGATCGGCACGCCCGACGAGGTCTACGACCACCCGGCCACGGCGTTCGTCGCCGGCTTCATCGGCGAGGCGGCGCGGCTGCCGGTGACTGCGGCGGGCGGCGTGCTGCGGCTCGGCCCGCACGCGCTGGCGCTGAACGGCACGCGGCTGGCGGATGGGCCGGCCTCGCTGTTCGTGCGGCCGCGCGATCTGGTGCTGGCCGCGGGCCGAGCGAACGCTTTGCCGGCAAACGTCGTGGCGGTGCGCCGGGCGGGACCGGCGCGGCGGGCGGAACTGCACCTCGCCGAGGGCCTGCCGACCGTCGAGATGGAACTGCCGGCCGATGCCACGCTCGGCAAGGGCGATGTCGTCGAGGTCGCGCTCACCCGGCTCAGGGTGTTCGGCGGCTGAACCCGCGCTCAGGCCGCGGTGCGCCGCAGCGCCGCAACGTCGTCCCACCACGCTTCGAGTGCCGCGAGATCAGGCGGCACCCACACCGCAAGCTCGGCGGCGAACACCCGCCAGGCGTCGGCGGCCTTCGGCGACACGACGCAGGCGATCGGCAGGCCTGCGGCCGCCGCGGCGTGGAAGGCCGACATCATGCCGCGCCGCGCCACCTCCTGGCCGCCGAACTTGTTCAGGACCACGAGATCGACGCCGCCAGCGATCGCCCGCTCCACCGCGGCACAGGCGCGCGCCAGGGCGCCGGTGTCGAGATTGCACGATTGCGAGCCCGGACCGAGCTCCTGGCGGATGGGGATCACCTCGCCGGTCGAGACGTCGAGCAGGATGCTCCTGGCGTCGCTCTGCGCACCGGCCGGCAGATCCGCGACCGCCGCCGCGACGATGCCGCCGACCCGCACGCCGCGCGCCTTGCGGGCGAGCGCGAAGGCCCGCAGCACCTCCGCCGCCGAGCGATCCCCGCCGCACATCGCGGCGATGGGCGCAGAGACCGGGCCGTCGCTGGGCATGTCGCGCATCTTCCGTTCTGCTCCCGGATGATTTTTTCCGCCGGAAACAGTGTCGCCAAAATTCTCCGCTCGGGAAGAGGGAACGCAAATTGCCAAGCGAACTTCCGGCCTTGCAGGCCGGAAGCGGCGTCATTCCGTTTCCCGTATATCCCTTCAGGATACCGGAAACGCTCTCGCCGAAAAATCTTGATCCGATGAGGAATTTTCGGCGCCGGGTGTTGTGCGCGCCCCCCACCCCCGACCCCTCCCCACCGCTCGCGAAGCTCGCGGGGGGAGGGGAGAAAAGGGGCGCCTCTTCTCCCCTCCCCCCATGAACGCAGTGAATGGTGGGGAGGGGTCGGGGGTGGGGGGCAGCGAGGCTGAAACCCGGAAATTGGCCGGAAGCGGTCTCGGCTTTCCGCCAGAAACCCAGCATGCCGACGATGAAAGCGCCTCGCCGCCGGGAGCCGTTGGGGCGGGGTTGGCCCGGACACCTCCGTTCAGAGCGTGATCCGATCTGACTGCATCAGATCGGACGCTCCAAGTTTCTGGTTTGTCGCATTTTCTTTCGCGCAACCGGTATCCACTTGTGCGGAAAAGGCTTTAGTGCATCAGCACGGGCTCGGGCTCGGCCGCGGGTTCGGCCGGCTTTGCCGCCTTGGCAGGCTTGGAGGCGCACATGCCCGCGGTGGCGACGGCCCGCGTCAGATAGCGCTCGCACTGCTGCTCGCGGTCATAGCCCAGCAGGATGCCGAGCATGAAATCATGCTCCGCCGACAGGTGGCACAGCGGCCCCACCATGAAGCGCTGCACCGCATTCACCGCCGCCGGCCGGCCGAACACCACATTCACCCGCTCGTGGCAGGCCTCGTGGACGTGATGGGCGACGCCCGAGGCGGCGAGCCGCGCGATGACCGTCGCCGCGGCGTCCGCCGTCAGCGACATCATCGCCAGCGGCCGCAGGCCCTTCGACAGTTCGTAGAGGTGATGTTGGAAGACCTGCAAGGTGGCGCAGGTCAGGCCAGCCGGCTGATCCATTCGGTGATCCTCTTTTCGGTCTTGGAAGACTGGCCGTCCTGGTCCAGCGCGAGGCCGACGAACCTGCCGTCGCGCTCGGCCTTCGAGGCGGTGTAGTCGTAGCCGGCGGTCTCGGTGAAGCCGACCACGACGGCGCCCTGCTCGACGACGTAATCGTAGAGAATGCCCATGGCATCGACGAAGCTGTCGGGATAGCCGGCTTGGTCGCCGGTGCCGAACAGCGCCACCTTCCTGCCGGCAAGCTTGGCGCCGGTGAGCTTGCCGATATTGGACTCCCAATCCGCCTGCAGATCGCCCGCGCCATAGGTCGGCGCGCCGAGAATGAGCAGGCTGCAATTCTCGAAATCGGCGACGCTGGCCGTCTTGATGTCGATCGCGCGGCCCTGGATGTGCTTGGCGATACGCGCGGCGACGGCCTTGGTCGCGCCGCCGTCGGAGCCGAAAATGACGTTCACGCTCATGTCTGGTGTCTGA from Blastochloris tepida includes:
- a CDS encoding sulfate/molybdate ABC transporter ATP-binding protein gives rise to the protein MEIRAEGITKRFGEATVLADVDVHVHAGELVALLGPSGSGKTTLLRIFAGLEQPSAGRILLGGEDATQVPVQARGVGFMFQHYALFRHLTVAENIAYGLRVRPRASRPSNAAIRARVTELLDLVQLPGLERRYPAQLSGGQRQRVALARALAVDPKVLLLDEPFGALDAQVRRDLRRWLRDIHERTGHTTLFVTHDQDEALEIADRVAILDQGRLEQIGTPDEVYDHPATAFVAGFIGEAARLPVTAAGGVLRLGPHALALNGTRLADGPASLFVRPRDLVLAAGRANALPANVVAVRRAGPARRAELHLAEGLPTVEMELPADATLGKGDVVEVALTRLRVFGG
- a CDS encoding DUF2478 domain-containing protein, with the protein product MRDMPSDGPVSAPIAAMCGGDRSAAEVLRAFALARKARGVRVGGIVAAAVADLPAGAQSDARSILLDVSTGEVIPIRQELGPGSQSCNLDTGALARACAAVERAIAGGVDLVVLNKFGGQEVARRGMMSAFHAAAAAGLPIACVVSPKAADAWRVFAAELAVWVPPDLAALEAWWDDVAALRRTAA
- a CDS encoding DUF2023 family protein translates to MDQPAGLTCATLQVFQHHLYELSKGLRPLAMMSLTADAAATVIARLAASGVAHHVHEACHERVNVVFGRPAAVNAVQRFMVGPLCHLSAEHDFMLGILLGYDREQQCERYLTRAVATAGMCASKPAKAAKPAEPAAEPEPVLMH
- the fldA gene encoding flavodoxin FldA, producing the protein MSVNVIFGSDGGATKAVAARIAKHIQGRAIDIKTASVADFENCSLLILGAPTYGAGDLQADWESNIGKLTGAKLAGRKVALFGTGDQAGYPDSFVDAMGILYDYVVEQGAVVVGFTETAGYDYTASKAERDGRFVGLALDQDGQSSKTEKRITEWISRLA